Proteins co-encoded in one Ruegeria sp. HKCCD4315 genomic window:
- the cobS gene encoding adenosylcobinamide-GDP ribazoletransferase: MHKNDTKLFSLMDIPLALVLLTRLPVPRLPDPVFSRQAQSVWAFPFVGLIVGGLACLVGWSALALGLPVMASAGLLMAALIATTGAMHEDGLADMFDGLWGGFTRERRLEIMKDSHIGTYGVLALILSQLVRISAISALLTAGAVGAILSACIVSRGLMPVVMTGLPLARTSGLSRSVGTPQVASVIAALGLAAALALLFLGAGAVIAVVFAAASTAVIALIAKAKIGGQTGDILGATQLVSEITFLLTCVALI, encoded by the coding sequence GTGCATAAAAACGACACGAAACTCTTTTCTCTGATGGATATTCCGCTGGCGCTGGTGCTTCTCACCCGCCTGCCCGTGCCGCGTTTGCCTGATCCGGTTTTCTCACGGCAAGCTCAGTCGGTCTGGGCTTTTCCCTTTGTGGGTCTGATCGTCGGAGGGCTTGCCTGCCTTGTGGGGTGGAGCGCGCTTGCATTGGGGCTGCCTGTCATGGCGTCTGCCGGTCTGCTCATGGCCGCACTGATCGCCACAACCGGCGCTATGCACGAGGACGGCCTTGCCGACATGTTCGATGGCCTCTGGGGTGGATTTACCCGCGAACGGCGCTTGGAGATCATGAAGGACAGCCATATCGGGACTTACGGCGTACTTGCCCTGATCCTGTCTCAACTGGTTCGGATCTCGGCCATCTCTGCTTTGCTGACCGCCGGAGCGGTGGGGGCGATCCTGTCCGCATGCATCGTTTCAAGGGGCTTGATGCCTGTAGTGATGACCGGATTACCACTAGCGCGTACGTCGGGCCTGAGCCGTTCTGTCGGTACGCCCCAAGTGGCCTCCGTTATAGCAGCACTGGGGTTGGCCGCAGCACTCGCCCTTCTCTTTCTGGGCGCAGGCGCTGTCATTGCTGTGGTATTTGCAGCAGCCAGTACAGCAGTCATTGCCCTTATCGCCAAGGCAAAAATTGGTGGTCAGACCGGTGACATTCTGGGGGCCACTCAATTGGTCTCCGAAATTACCTTTCTGCTGACCTGCGTCGCTTTGATTTAA
- a CDS encoding monovalent cation:proton antiporter-2 (CPA2) family protein, with protein MDDFLYQASIYLAAAVIAVPLSARLGLGSVLGYLAAGIIIGPVLGLVGAETENLQHVAEFGVVMMLFLIGLELEPRALWDMRDRLLGLGGLQVVLSTAAIAAVAMYANHPWSVALAVGLTLSLSSTAIVLQTLSEKGLMQTNGGRATFSVLLTQDIAVIPILALLPLLALPAMPHIEADGSIDRGAGDLHAAGHHSLSLVEGLPGWAVTLVTLGAIAFVILAGVYLTRPLFRFIHATRLREMYTALALMIVVGISFLMTLVGLSPALGAFLAGVVLASSEFRHEMESDLEPFKGLFLGLFFITVGAGIDVAYFFDDPLDLIGLALLVILAKGIILFLVGKAFKLRGRDHWLFTLGLAQAGEFGFVLLAFSTQQNVIPPDLSQKLLMIIALTMLITPLLFIIYDLLSRKIGDTAKDPEPDEIDEKGPVIIAGIGRFGQIVNRLVRASGFKTVVLDHDIETVQLMRRFGVKGFLGDPTRPELLRAAGLEKASVLVAAMDDHKQVTRLVGYARRQRPDLHIIARARDRTHVYELYQAGANDIVRELFDSSLRAGRYVLENIGLSEYEAAQAEQTFYHHDRTSVRDLAELWVPGMPTAENKKYIERAQKLEKDLETALLELAEEHAKKSA; from the coding sequence ATGGACGATTTTCTATATCAGGCTTCGATCTATCTGGCTGCGGCTGTGATCGCGGTGCCTCTGTCCGCAAGGCTGGGGCTGGGGTCGGTACTGGGCTATTTGGCCGCCGGGATCATCATCGGGCCAGTGTTGGGGCTGGTTGGGGCCGAAACGGAAAACCTTCAACATGTCGCCGAATTCGGTGTTGTGATGATGCTGTTCCTGATCGGGCTGGAGCTTGAACCTCGTGCCCTTTGGGACATGCGAGATCGGTTATTGGGCCTGGGCGGCCTTCAGGTTGTGCTGTCGACTGCCGCGATTGCTGCAGTAGCCATGTACGCAAACCACCCATGGTCTGTCGCGTTGGCGGTCGGATTGACCCTGTCACTGTCATCGACTGCAATCGTCCTGCAGACCCTGTCAGAAAAGGGTCTTATGCAGACAAATGGTGGGCGAGCCACGTTTTCGGTACTTCTGACACAAGACATTGCAGTTATTCCGATCCTGGCGCTATTGCCGCTGCTGGCTTTACCCGCGATGCCTCATATCGAAGCAGATGGATCGATTGATCGGGGGGCTGGTGATCTGCACGCAGCGGGCCATCACAGCCTTTCGCTGGTCGAAGGTTTGCCGGGTTGGGCCGTCACTCTGGTCACGCTTGGCGCAATTGCTTTTGTTATTCTGGCGGGCGTCTATCTTACCCGCCCTCTCTTTCGGTTTATCCACGCGACGCGCCTGCGCGAGATGTATACCGCTTTGGCGCTTATGATTGTGGTCGGTATTTCTTTCCTGATGACGCTTGTTGGACTGTCGCCCGCATTGGGCGCGTTTCTGGCGGGCGTCGTGCTGGCCAGTTCAGAATTTCGCCATGAAATGGAAAGCGACCTTGAACCGTTCAAAGGGCTGTTTCTTGGGCTGTTCTTTATCACGGTTGGGGCCGGGATCGACGTTGCCTATTTCTTCGATGACCCGCTGGACCTGATCGGCTTGGCACTGCTTGTGATCCTTGCAAAAGGGATCATCCTGTTTCTAGTCGGCAAAGCCTTTAAACTACGCGGGCGCGACCATTGGCTATTCACGCTTGGGTTGGCGCAGGCCGGTGAATTTGGATTTGTGCTGCTGGCCTTTTCCACGCAGCAGAACGTTATCCCACCTGATCTGTCACAGAAACTGCTGATGATCATTGCCCTGACCATGCTGATCACCCCCCTTCTGTTCATCATCTATGATCTTCTGTCTCGGAAAATAGGCGACACCGCCAAAGATCCCGAACCCGACGAGATTGACGAAAAAGGCCCTGTGATCATTGCTGGCATCGGACGGTTTGGTCAGATCGTGAACCGGCTGGTACGCGCCAGCGGCTTCAAAACAGTGGTTCTGGACCACGACATTGAAACCGTTCAATTGATGCGCAGGTTTGGGGTTAAAGGCTTTTTGGGCGACCCAACGCGCCCCGAATTGCTACGCGCTGCAGGGTTGGAAAAAGCGTCGGTTCTTGTGGCGGCAATGGACGACCACAAGCAGGTGACGCGGCTGGTTGGGTATGCCAGACGGCAGCGCCCCGACCTGCACATTATCGCCCGAGCCCGCGACCGGACCCACGTGTACGAGCTGTATCAGGCGGGGGCCAACGACATTGTCCGCGAACTGTTCGACAGCTCGCTTCGCGCAGGGCGTTATGTTCTGGAGAACATTGGACTGAGTGAATACGAGGCCGCGCAGGCCGAACAGACCTTTTATCACCACGACCGGACGTCAGTCCGTGATCTGGCCGAGCTCTGGGTTCCCGGAATGCCAACAGCCGAGAACAAGAAATACATCGAGCGCGCTCAGAAGCTGGAAAAGGATCTGGAAACCGCATTGCTTGAATTGGCGGAAGAACACGCAAAGAAATCTGCCTGA
- a CDS encoding GNAT family N-acetyltransferase encodes MAEHDTNDLGQPIGLPVSGEFPRPSPPYTPMEGRYCSVVPLDVNRHAPGLFRAFANDRDGRNWTYLPYGPFDNEPAFEDWARATCMDADPMFHTVLDGNDVPIGMASYLRIEPAAGAIEVGHIHFSPLLQRKPQSTEVMYLMMRRVFDELGYRRYEWKCDSLNAPSCSAAERLGFTFEGIFRQATHYKGRNRDTAWYSIIDSEWPRIRDAFEAWLSPDNFDAAGQQRKPLMARVKA; translated from the coding sequence ATGGCCGAGCACGACACTAACGACCTTGGCCAGCCCATCGGCCTGCCGGTTTCGGGCGAGTTTCCACGCCCGAGCCCGCCGTATACTCCGATGGAAGGACGGTACTGTTCTGTCGTGCCTTTGGACGTGAACAGGCACGCGCCCGGACTTTTCCGGGCGTTTGCCAATGACAGGGATGGTCGCAACTGGACGTATCTGCCCTACGGCCCTTTCGACAACGAGCCTGCGTTCGAAGATTGGGCCCGCGCCACCTGCATGGATGCGGACCCGATGTTTCACACCGTACTGGACGGCAATGACGTACCGATAGGTATGGCCTCATACCTGAGGATCGAGCCCGCTGCAGGCGCAATAGAGGTGGGGCATATCCACTTCTCGCCCCTGTTGCAGCGCAAACCGCAATCGACCGAAGTCATGTATTTGATGATGAGACGCGTGTTCGATGAGTTGGGCTATCGCCGCTATGAATGGAAATGTGATTCTCTGAATGCGCCATCGTGCAGCGCGGCAGAGCGGCTGGGCTTTACCTTTGAGGGGATTTTCAGGCAAGCGACCCATTACAAAGGGCGCAACCGGGATACTGCGTGGTATTCAATCATCGACAGCGAATGGCCGCGCATTCGGGATGCGTTCGAAGCCTGGCTTTCACCGGACAATTTCGACGCTGCGGGCCAACAACGCAAACCGCTGATGGCCCGTGTAAAAGCTTGA
- a CDS encoding RNA-binding S4 domain-containing protein, which translates to MDQAKLRIDKWLWQARFFKTRSLAAKQVSSGHVRLNGIRVLKPAQAVGPGDVLTFPQGRIVRVVRIEKLGDRRGPAPEAQTLYFDMTEKQDVPPKNPGFEGKGRPTKKDRRALDLSRTEDR; encoded by the coding sequence ATGGATCAGGCCAAACTGCGGATCGACAAATGGTTGTGGCAGGCGCGGTTCTTCAAGACCCGCAGCCTGGCCGCCAAACAGGTCAGCAGCGGCCATGTCAGATTGAACGGAATCCGGGTGTTGAAACCGGCACAGGCTGTAGGTCCGGGTGACGTTCTGACCTTTCCGCAAGGGCGAATAGTGCGTGTTGTGCGTATCGAAAAACTCGGGGACCGCCGTGGTCCGGCCCCCGAGGCGCAAACGCTGTATTTCGATATGACCGAAAAGCAGGACGTACCGCCTAAGAATCCGGGTTTTGAGGGAAAAGGTCGTCCAACCAAGAAGGATCGGCGCGCTCTTGATCTTTCTCGCACAGAAGATCGCTGA
- the hppD gene encoding 4-hydroxyphenylpyruvate dioxygenase, with translation MGPFPHNAPKSVISEENPAGTDGFEFVEFAHPEPQELRDLFAKMGFDRVARHKDKPLVELWQQGDVTYILNADPDSFADKFVAEHGPCAPSMGWRVVDAQKAYDHAVSKGAEPYDAADKTLDVPAIKGIGGSLIYFIDQYYDTSPYNQEFEWIKESKPRGEGFYYLDHLTHNVYKGNMDKWFKFYGDLFNFREIRFFDIQGKFTGLFSRALTSPCGRIRIPINEDRGETGQIVSYLKKYKGEGIQHIAVGSEDIYASTDAIAENGLKFMPGPNRAYYEMSKDRVTDHDEPLDHMMKHGILIDGEGVVDGGETRILLQIFSKTVIGPIFFEFIQRKGDDGFGEGNFQALFESIEREQIESGEISAA, from the coding sequence ATGGGTCCTTTCCCGCATAACGCCCCGAAATCTGTGATCAGTGAAGAAAACCCCGCCGGGACCGACGGGTTTGAGTTTGTTGAGTTTGCTCATCCCGAACCGCAGGAACTGCGCGATCTGTTCGCCAAGATGGGCTTCGATCGGGTGGCCCGTCACAAGGACAAGCCGCTGGTCGAACTTTGGCAGCAAGGGGATGTCACCTATATCCTGAATGCCGATCCGGACAGCTTCGCGGATAAATTTGTGGCCGAGCACGGTCCATGTGCCCCGTCGATGGGGTGGCGTGTTGTCGACGCACAGAAGGCGTATGATCACGCTGTATCGAAGGGCGCCGAACCTTATGATGCAGCAGACAAAACGCTGGATGTTCCAGCGATCAAGGGTATCGGCGGGTCGCTGATCTATTTCATCGATCAGTATTACGATACGTCGCCCTACAATCAGGAATTCGAGTGGATCAAGGAATCCAAGCCGCGTGGTGAGGGATTCTATTACCTCGATCACCTGACCCACAATGTCTACAAGGGCAACATGGACAAATGGTTCAAGTTCTACGGTGACTTGTTCAACTTCCGCGAAATTCGTTTTTTCGACATTCAGGGCAAGTTCACAGGGCTGTTCAGCCGCGCCTTGACGTCACCTTGTGGCCGTATCCGAATTCCGATCAACGAAGACCGCGGCGAGACCGGGCAGATTGTGTCGTACCTCAAGAAGTACAAGGGTGAAGGGATTCAACACATCGCTGTGGGCAGCGAAGACATCTATGCCTCAACCGACGCGATTGCCGAGAATGGTTTGAAGTTCATGCCCGGCCCGAACCGCGCCTATTACGAGATGTCGAAAGATCGCGTAACGGATCATGACGAGCCGTTGGATCACATGATGAAGCACGGCATCCTGATCGACGGTGAGGGTGTCGTGGATGGCGGCGAAACCCGCATTCTGCTTCAGATCTTCTCAAAGACCGTGATCGGCCCGATCTTCTTTGAGTTTATCCAGCGCAAAGGGGATGACGGTTTTGGCGAGGGCAATTTCCAGGCCCTGTTCGAATCCATCGAACGTGAGCAGATCGAAAGCGGCGAAATCTCTGCCGCCTGA
- the cobT gene encoding nicotinate-nucleotide--dimethylbenzimidazole phosphoribosyltransferase produces the protein MLPELNDLNAFRAALSAAPGPDAAAVQGASERNGQLTKPPGALGRLEDLAIWYAGWRGDARPQISAPQVIVFAGNHGVTAQGVSAFPPEVTVQMVMNFEHGGAAINQLAKAAGATMNVHGLDLDKPTADFTQAPAMSEDELLSALRTGWQAVDPQADLLVVGEMGIGNTTPAAAIACALFGGDAEDWTGRGTGVDDAGLANKTRVVAEGVAKHSSEDGLEVLRCLGGREIAAMAGAIAAARVLRIPVILDGFICTAAAACLWKLSDSALDHAIAGHQSAEAAHGAVLSKLGKDPLLSLGLRLGEGSGGALAINILKSAVACHSGMATFAEAGVSDG, from the coding sequence ATGCTGCCTGAACTGAATGATTTGAATGCGTTCCGCGCTGCACTGTCGGCGGCTCCGGGCCCGGATGCCGCTGCGGTGCAAGGCGCGAGCGAGCGTAACGGACAACTGACCAAACCCCCCGGTGCACTTGGCCGGCTTGAGGACTTGGCGATCTGGTATGCGGGATGGCGCGGGGATGCGCGTCCGCAGATCTCAGCCCCTCAGGTCATCGTCTTTGCCGGAAACCACGGTGTCACCGCGCAGGGCGTATCGGCCTTCCCGCCGGAAGTCACCGTGCAGATGGTTATGAACTTTGAACATGGCGGTGCGGCGATCAATCAGTTGGCCAAGGCGGCGGGCGCAACAATGAATGTGCACGGGTTGGATCTGGACAAGCCGACAGCGGATTTCACGCAGGCTCCGGCCATGAGTGAAGATGAATTGCTGAGCGCCTTGCGCACCGGCTGGCAGGCCGTTGATCCGCAGGCCGATCTGCTGGTTGTGGGTGAGATGGGTATCGGCAACACAACCCCGGCTGCGGCCATCGCCTGCGCGCTGTTTGGCGGGGATGCAGAGGATTGGACCGGTCGCGGGACCGGCGTGGATGACGCGGGTCTTGCCAACAAAACCCGCGTTGTGGCTGAGGGTGTGGCGAAACATTCCTCAGAGGACGGCCTTGAGGTTCTGCGCTGCCTGGGAGGGCGCGAGATCGCCGCGATGGCCGGGGCGATTGCCGCCGCGCGCGTGCTGCGCATTCCGGTTATTCTGGACGGTTTCATTTGTACTGCCGCCGCAGCTTGCCTTTGGAAACTGTCAGACAGCGCGCTGGATCATGCGATTGCAGGGCACCAAAGCGCGGAAGCGGCGCATGGGGCCGTATTGTCAAAGCTTGGCAAGGACCCGTTGCTGAGCCTTGGTCTGCGTCTGGGCGAAGGCTCTGGCGGGGCGCTGGCGATCAACATTCTCAAAAGCGCAGTGGCGTGCCATTCTGGTATGGCAACATTCGCCGAAGCGGGCGTATCTGACGGCTAA
- a CDS encoding ion channel, protein MKQTVKYLYIGHDPISVWFRYGLILFDIVSIIFFVATAHFPHGPGVTVASLLIGFLILLDFSARLWIAKDRWKLLRQIYTLADIVVIVSLVLDPFLTGNLAFLRILRALRLIHSYHLLRDLRRDSNFFRTHEDAVIAAINLMVFVFATSTAVLVFFIPADSKTPYIDALYFTMATLTTTGFGDITLPTPGGKLFSVFIMVVGVALFVRLAQAIFMPQKVRHKCPSCGLFRHDPDAVHCKHCGATLRIETGGAS, encoded by the coding sequence ATGAAGCAAACGGTGAAATACCTGTATATCGGGCATGACCCGATTTCGGTCTGGTTTCGCTACGGCCTAATCCTGTTCGACATTGTGTCGATCATCTTCTTCGTCGCCACCGCTCATTTTCCTCACGGGCCGGGCGTCACGGTCGCAAGCCTGCTGATTGGTTTTCTGATTTTGCTGGATTTCTCAGCGCGGCTTTGGATCGCCAAGGACCGTTGGAAGTTGTTGCGCCAGATTTACACGCTGGCGGATATCGTTGTTATCGTATCCCTGGTGCTTGATCCGTTCCTGACTGGCAATCTTGCGTTTTTACGGATCTTGCGCGCCTTGCGGTTGATCCATTCCTACCACTTGCTGCGGGACTTACGACGCGACAGCAATTTCTTCCGCACCCACGAAGACGCGGTGATCGCCGCCATTAACCTCATGGTTTTTGTCTTTGCAACTTCGACCGCCGTTCTGGTGTTCTTTATTCCCGCAGATTCGAAAACGCCGTATATCGACGCGCTCTATTTCACCATGGCGACCCTGACGACCACCGGGTTTGGCGATATCACCTTGCCCACTCCAGGCGGCAAACTGTTTTCGGTCTTCATCATGGTGGTCGGCGTAGCTCTCTTTGTCCGGCTGGCGCAGGCTATCTTCATGCCTCAGAAAGTCCGTCACAAATGCCCAAGCTGCGGTTTGTTCCGGCATGATCCTGATGCCGTGCATTGCAAACACTGCGGTGCCACTTTGCGGATCGAAACCGGAGGTGCGTCTTAA
- the fdxA gene encoding ferredoxin FdxA — protein MTYVVTENCIACKYTDCVEVCPVDCFYEGENTLVIHPDECIDCGVCEPECPADAIRPDTEPGMEQWVEFNRKFSEQWPVIVTKKDPLPDAEERDGEEGKMEKYFSEAPGEGG, from the coding sequence ATGACCTATGTTGTCACCGAAAACTGTATCGCCTGCAAATACACCGACTGTGTCGAAGTGTGCCCGGTGGACTGTTTCTATGAAGGTGAGAATACATTGGTTATTCACCCGGATGAATGCATCGATTGTGGCGTTTGTGAACCTGAATGCCCGGCAGACGCAATCCGCCCGGATACTGAGCCGGGAATGGAGCAATGGGTCGAGTTCAATCGCAAGTTCTCGGAACAGTGGCCGGTGATTGTGACTAAGAAAGATCCGCTTCCCGACGCTGAAGAGCGCGACGGTGAAGAGGGCAAAATGGAGAAGTATTTCTCTGAAGCGCCCGGCGAAGGCGGCTAA
- a CDS encoding O-acetylhomoserine aminocarboxypropyltransferase/cysteine synthase family protein, translated as MSDGPTYGFDTLQIHAGARPDPATGARQTPIYQTTAYVFRDADHAAALFNLQEVGFIYSRLTNPTVAVLQERVATLEGGVGAVCCSSGHAAQIMALFPLMGPGCNVVASTRLYGGTVTQFSQTIKRFGWSAKFVDTDDLDAVKDAIDENTRAVFCESIANPGGYVTDIRALADVADAAGIPLIVDNTSATPYLCRPIEHGATLVVHSTTKYLTGNGTVTGGCIVDSGKFDWSANHKFPSLSEPEPAYHGLKFHETFGPLAFTFHGVAIGLRDLGMTMNPQAAHYTLMGIETLSLRMERHVENAQKIAAWLEADDRVEYVTYAGLPSSPYHDRVKSQYKRGAGALFTFAVKGGYDACIKLVNALEIFSHVANLGDARSLIIHSASTTHRQLTPEQQEAAGAGPGVVRMSIGIEDVNDLIADLDQALAKASA; from the coding sequence ATGTCTGACGGCCCCACCTACGGTTTCGACACGCTGCAGATTCACGCGGGCGCCCGCCCCGACCCGGCGACCGGAGCGCGCCAGACACCTATCTATCAGACCACAGCTTATGTGTTTCGCGATGCCGATCACGCGGCGGCCCTGTTCAACCTGCAAGAAGTGGGCTTCATCTATTCCCGCCTGACCAACCCAACCGTCGCCGTTTTGCAGGAACGTGTGGCGACGCTTGAAGGCGGCGTTGGGGCCGTGTGCTGCTCGTCCGGTCACGCAGCGCAGATCATGGCGCTGTTCCCTTTGATGGGACCGGGCTGCAACGTTGTTGCCTCGACCCGACTGTACGGTGGAACGGTCACGCAATTCAGCCAGACGATCAAACGCTTTGGCTGGTCGGCCAAGTTTGTCGACACCGACGATCTGGACGCGGTGAAGGACGCCATCGACGAAAACACCCGTGCTGTGTTCTGTGAATCCATCGCCAACCCCGGGGGGTATGTCACTGATATCCGCGCCTTAGCGGACGTTGCTGATGCGGCGGGCATTCCGCTGATCGTCGACAACACCTCGGCCACTCCCTATCTGTGCCGACCCATTGAACACGGTGCGACGCTGGTTGTGCACTCGACCACCAAATATCTGACCGGCAACGGTACCGTGACCGGCGGCTGCATCGTGGATTCGGGCAAGTTTGACTGGTCAGCAAATCACAAGTTCCCCTCGCTCAGCGAACCCGAGCCCGCCTATCACGGCCTGAAGTTCCACGAAACATTTGGCCCGCTGGCCTTCACCTTCCACGGCGTCGCCATCGGTCTGCGTGATCTGGGTATGACCATGAACCCGCAAGCCGCGCATTATACGCTGATGGGGATCGAAACCCTTTCACTGCGGATGGAACGCCACGTTGAGAACGCCCAGAAGATCGCGGCCTGGCTGGAAGCGGATGATCGCGTGGAATACGTCACCTATGCGGGTCTGCCCTCGTCGCCCTATCACGACCGGGTCAAGTCGCAATACAAACGCGGTGCCGGTGCGCTGTTCACCTTTGCCGTTAAAGGTGGCTATGACGCTTGCATCAAGCTGGTCAACGCGCTGGAAATCTTCAGCCATGTGGCCAACCTGGGCGATGCGCGCTCGTTGATTATCCACTCGGCCTCGACCACCCACCGTCAGCTGACGCCGGAACAACAAGAAGCTGCAGGTGCAGGTCCGGGTGTTGTGCGCATGTCCATCGGGATCGAGGATGTGAACGACCTGATCGCCGATCTGGATCAAGCTCTGGCCAAGGCCAGCGCCTGA
- a CDS encoding SIMPL domain-containing protein yields MITLKTFAFLAAMMAATAAGAAHAEERRITVDATGTVQAAPDMATITLGVTNENAEARAAMQATSDAVAKVLARLADMGIEDRDVQTRDLSLSPVWSGRHGQNGEKPEITGFTASNRVFVRVRDLTQLGTIMDAVIQDGANDFGGLSFGVQDPKPLEAQARAQAVGEATAKAEQLAQAAGVTLGPVQTISERVAGVRPMAEMRAMSMADAGGVPVAGGEVSVSVSVSMEFEISD; encoded by the coding sequence GTGATAACCTTGAAGACATTCGCTTTTCTGGCTGCGATGATGGCAGCAACAGCCGCAGGCGCAGCCCATGCGGAAGAACGTCGCATCACCGTGGATGCCACCGGAACGGTGCAAGCTGCGCCCGACATGGCGACGATCACGCTGGGTGTGACCAACGAAAACGCTGAGGCCAGAGCGGCCATGCAGGCAACGTCGGATGCGGTTGCTAAAGTCCTGGCGCGGTTGGCCGATATGGGCATCGAAGACCGCGATGTTCAGACCCGTGATTTGTCATTGTCACCGGTTTGGTCGGGGCGGCATGGGCAGAATGGGGAAAAGCCCGAGATCACAGGGTTTACCGCGTCGAACCGAGTGTTTGTGCGGGTTCGCGATCTGACACAGTTGGGAACGATCATGGATGCAGTCATTCAGGATGGTGCCAATGATTTCGGCGGGCTGAGCTTTGGTGTGCAGGATCCCAAACCGCTTGAGGCGCAGGCCCGTGCGCAAGCTGTTGGAGAAGCCACTGCGAAGGCCGAGCAGTTGGCGCAGGCGGCGGGTGTCACGCTTGGCCCGGTCCAGACAATCTCGGAACGTGTGGCCGGTGTCCGCCCGATGGCCGAGATGCGCGCCATGAGCATGGCGGATGCAGGCGGGGTTCCTGTTGCAGGCGGAGAGGTCTCAGTCTCGGTCAGTGTCTCGATGGAATTCGAGATTTCGGACTAA
- a CDS encoding CarD family transcriptional regulator yields MTKSKKLEFRPNDYVVYPAHGVGQIISIEEQEVAGFSLELFVISFEKDKMTLRVPTNKATESGLRSLSSPDVISQAMKTLKGKAKVKRAMWSRRAQEYEQKINSGDLISIAEVVRDLHRTDDQREQSYSERQLYEAALERLTREVAAVSGAGEVSAAKQVDEVLTSRAA; encoded by the coding sequence ATGACAAAGTCGAAAAAGCTTGAGTTCCGCCCCAACGACTATGTTGTCTACCCCGCCCATGGCGTGGGGCAGATCATCTCGATCGAGGAGCAGGAAGTTGCGGGCTTTTCGCTCGAACTGTTTGTCATCTCATTTGAGAAAGACAAAATGACATTGCGCGTGCCGACCAACAAAGCAACCGAATCCGGCTTGCGGTCGCTAAGCTCGCCCGATGTTATCAGTCAGGCGATGAAGACACTGAAGGGCAAGGCTAAGGTCAAACGCGCTATGTGGTCCCGCCGTGCCCAGGAATATGAACAGAAAATCAACTCGGGCGATCTGATCTCGATTGCTGAAGTTGTCCGCGATTTGCATCGCACCGACGATCAGCGCGAGCAGAGCTATTCCGAGCGTCAGCTTTATGAAGCCGCGCTAGAGCGTCTGACCCGAGAGGTCGCAGCCGTGTCCGGTGCTGGCGAAGTTTCGGCCGCGAAGCAGGTGGACGAAGTCCTGACCTCGCGCGCAGCTTGA
- a CDS encoding Lrp/AsnC family transcriptional regulator, which produces MLDATDKRLLSALQKDAHLTAHQLGEMLNLSPSQAGRRRQRLEAEGYITGYAARLDPLKLGLQVQGFVQVHLGTHGPEQSQSFARMVDTRPEITSAWTMTGEADYLLHVYCDDLSALNSLLHQVILPHPAVARVQSQIVMDQLKRDAPLPT; this is translated from the coding sequence GTGTTGGATGCTACTGACAAACGTCTTCTATCTGCCCTGCAAAAGGACGCGCATCTGACCGCGCATCAACTGGGTGAGATGCTGAACCTCTCCCCCAGCCAGGCAGGTCGACGCCGACAACGGCTTGAGGCCGAAGGCTACATCACGGGCTATGCCGCCCGGCTCGATCCGCTGAAGCTTGGTTTGCAGGTGCAAGGATTTGTTCAGGTTCATTTGGGTACACATGGCCCCGAACAATCCCAAAGCTTTGCCCGCATGGTCGATACCCGCCCCGAAATTACCAGCGCCTGGACGATGACAGGAGAGGCAGATTACCTGTTACATGTCTATTGCGACGATCTTTCCGCGCTCAACAGCTTGCTCCATCAGGTCATCCTGCCGCATCCTGCTGTTGCCCGAGTCCAAAGCCAGATAGTCATGGACCAACTGAAACGCGACGCCCCCCTGCCCACCTGA